ACATCAACAGAAATTATTTGACCACACTATAAAAGCagcttgaagtattttttttctttgaaatatctGACAGTTTCACAGCTCGTGGGCTTCTTTTTTGTCAGCAAGTGAGAAAAAGTCCAACTAGAGAAGAGTTGTACATTTCTAGCTGTGTGTGCAGGCCTAAACACATCCTTACTTTGGGTATAAGATTTGTGGCGTTGACTCGTCGAAAGCGCCTTTGAAGGGCTTCGTATTCCATGTTATTGACATCTGCCTTCAGCTgctccagtttctgtttctccagCATCAGCTCCTTCATTAAACGCTCCATCCTCGCTCGCTGATGGAGCAAAAGAGCTGCGGGGATGCACacccaacataaaaaaaaaaaggtttaacattcaaaagtaaaaagcagTTTCAATCCCCATCACTTCtcacttttgttgttgtatcCCAAACCACATGACTGAATATActgataaaatatataaaaaagctgCAATCCTTAAAAAATTAACCGTTCAtgatatatatgcatatatgaaaatttaataaaatgatttatgtaataataatttaggcatttttatttatattagtcATATAAGGTGCTTTCTGAAAAAGGTTTTAGATTCACAGACGGCCACATCAAGTGCCAATATCATTAAACCAATCTCAAAATAGTGTTGTAAGAAGAACAGTAAATTAAACAGCAATTATTtgcattaattgttcataaaactgacaaaatctGAGAACCCCATTTATATGATAAACAATGAGacagatcaaatgtttttaagacattttaagaCACTTCTTCTGACCACCAAGACTCAGTATTTTCCAATTGATGATGGATGATAAAATTGGAAACTATAAAAACTTTAATCAATCATTCCTCCAAATAACGAATGCACCaatcattatgtttttttgtacaGGTTCTAGTTCAAATGGAAAAGAATATtagtagagaaaaaaaaacaggaaagaataaactttttatCTACCAGTGACATGTAGTGGGATTGTGTTTGCACAGCATTTGAGCTACAGTCACACACTTGTTTATTAATAATGCGTTCATTAGTTTTGTTTACCTTGTGTGTAGGCATAGTCATCAGAGCCTGAGCTTGAACGTCTGGGCAGCTGCTGAAACTGACTGGCGATGTTCCCTGGCAGAGCGGAGATGGGCAGGATGGGTGCGGGAGTGCTGTTGTGTTCCCCCTGATCTACCATGTTGAGAAGAGACTCCGCTTCTGCGACGGGGGGCGAGCTTGGTGGCCTCTGAGCCTGGCCTCCAGGGGacactttaattttaaaggtaTATGCTGGCTGGCCCGGTTGAGGAGAGGAGGCAGGCCGCGGCCTGTACATTCCAGGGTGGAAAGCTGCAGGTCCTGGAGATCCGCTAATTGTGATGCCCCTCGATGGGGAGCTGGGTGAAGGGCTGGTGGCCATGTAAAGTGGACCCTGGGGATGTGGGGTGTGCACAGGCGAGTTACTGCGAGGTCGCGGACCTTCAAAGGTCATTTCTATCTGTTTTGTCAGCGGGTTTTTAGTGTGGTACGGCCGGTACACAGCTTGCTGGGGTTGTTGCTGGTGATGGTAGGGCATGCTGGGAAGGGTTGGAGAGTTAATAGGGAGGAAGACATATTGCTGGTGCCCAGGTGGAGGCTGGGGTTGTTGCTGAGGTTGTGGCTGGACCTGATGTTGTGGGGAGCTGTAAGGTGAGCCATACGTGGGCGTACTGTAGGGGGACTGCTGATGCTGATAGACGGGTGCCCCGGGGGAGGACCAAGGTGCTGGCTGTGGACTCTGAGAGGGCGAGGGGCGGAGGTACATGTGGGTGTTGGTGTTGTTAGCGTAGTGCCCTGGAGGAATCTGCAGAGCCTGTGGGACATTAGGAATATTTTGCGAAACTGCGACTGACATAGGTTTCATAGCATATCGTGAAGCAGGGGTGTATGTGGGGGACATGCCTTGAATTGTGGGAGGAGGGGTGGGCGTGCTTGCCGAGCGGCTCTGATCATTCATAAAAAAAGGATTGTAACCAGGGGAGGGAGCCATAGTGGCGGGAGCTGACAGTGGTTCAGGGTAGCTGGGCCGCTGGGGATCGATGTGACTGTCACTGGTGCTGTGCACTAACAAGCGTCCCACTCCAGCTCGCCCTCCATTAGATTTGTTTGCCTCTGAGCCTGGGTAGCCCGGGCTGATGTGCAGCATGTGGTTCTGGCTCAGTCGCACCTCCTCTGGACTCTGATGGAACTCTTCATATAAGTATCTGTTACTCTCCTGagccagcaggtggcagcaaagATCCAAATTATTGTTGttctgagagacaaacagggaGCAGCTCTTTTAATGCTCTTGTAGCAACACAGTTCAAGAGTTCATCTTGCAATCTTACTATCCAGGTCAACATATTGGATAATAATCAAGGTTTATGCTAGCATTTAAGTTTATCAGATTGTCAATACTTGATGCTGATCACTTAAAAAGGTTGTAACTGTTTAAGATACAAGTTGCAGAATATGTTCTTTCATTTCATGACATGAAATCAAAAGTCTACCATATTAGAGGCACCGTAagtgtaaacaaacaagttgACTATTGAACTTCAAGAAACAAATTTTGCAGTCAAGAAGGCAAATTACTAACAAGTTGCAggttgttcaaataaatctgactgtgagaaaaaacaaacattactaCAGACTACCAAAAGTGATCAGAAATTAAGGAGGTGAATACCATAAAGTGTCAGAAAAGAGGAGGCTTGCCAAACTAAACCAGAAGTTTAAGGTGAAGACTTTGAGCGATATTCAATATGTTCAGTAAGGTGAGTGTCAGGCAGGTTACTTTACGCAACAGTTATACCTGTTATATACATTACTTCAGGGCTTGAAACGTTTTTTTGTTCACAGGCTTAGCATGCACACTACCAGTTTTGCCCTGATGAATGCActgacagcaaacagaaatCGGTGCACTTGCATGCGCTGTCACATGTACCGTAGCAAATTATGCACACATGTAACTAAGATAAGTGCACTTTGATGCAAGCAATCGATACTCACCAGTTTCTGACGAGATCAGTTGTTGATCTATCCAGTGTACAGtattgttaaagcttttaattgcATCTCAGCATGTACATACTCCAAACACCTTTGCTTGAATGTCTCTGATTCATCAAGAACACATCTGGTTGTAGGTTTTGAGCGACTTCAGGTTGTCTGAAGTGTAGGAGGTGCGAATATTAAGTAGTTCACAATATCTGGGTAGGAAATCCCAGGAAGAAAATCTGGATCAGCACTCAGACCTAACATCATTTCATATAGATCTTcattcctgcatgtttttagtaTGTTAGCTACTTCTCCCTCACTTCCAAGCCACCTTGATATATTTTGGTAGGTTTTTGACAATAACATTGTAATACTATGTGTAACTTTATAAGCAAAAGTAACAGAGTCCTGCAAGTCGCTCCACAGTGGATGTGCATCTGGGACTTTGATGACATCAGTGAAAACACTATATAGGCAAATTTTACAATACTTAACACAAATTCATACTGTTTACTCAACTAAATCTACTTTGCTCTGTGTGGTGCAAttatcctaaaaaaataaatgtctgaacagttcaactaaaacaaaaaacaaaatcctgggTGATGAATAAAGTATGATGATGTGCACTAAACAAACAGGGCtttaccaagaaaaaaaacaacgctGCAAGAAGCATTTCTGAGAAGATGCAGGAATCCATTATGCAACATGTGTTTACCTGCATAAGGTACTGTGAGACTACCCCCTCTGGGATCTCCGGGAATCGCTGCTTGAGGTCCTGCAGGATGTGGTAGTCGATCTGAGAGCCTCCCTGCGCCATCCTCTGAGCCAACACAGAGTGTCAAAGCGCCCAAAGCTGCAAATGCTCAAATAACCAACCCCGTCTCATCCCTTAAGAAATGCAGACAAAAGGCAAAACTAGCAATTAGGACTGATATGTCTGCAATAAACTTGCAAGGACTCAGTTGGCCTGCAACATTTCTCAAACACACACCGTGTGTCAGCAGCAATCTCCATACAGatatcattaaaaaatgttaatgtaaTTTAACTTTTTGGTAAAAGCACACATTGACAAACAACTTAAACATAACATTAGCTGGGTTTGGCTCGTGTTAATTCGTATTAGCATGCGAAGGTGCCTGGCACTTTCCTGCTTGTTCAGTCATACTTTTACACCAAGCAACGACACACACCATTAGCTACCAGGCTAGGTATCAACATCAGTTAGCTTCCGGAGAGcacgcaaacaaacaaacagcacccGTGGGTGCTGCGTGGCTCCAGCGGGTCGCCGCGTTGGCGTCTCCGAAAGACTGACTGATGTCACCGGGAACCGATTCGGCAACACAATCCTCTAAACAAGACTCCTGTTCAAATACGATTAACTCAGTTCCTGAACTGCCAGCAGGCTAACTTCGCTAATGCTAACCTTATGTTGACTGCTCAGCTGTCACAAGCCTGGCTGTTGATGGATAATCCAGCTCAGCTAACTATGCTAAAGGCAGCCAGCGGCTTCGTGTAAAACCTACCAGGCGTTAGGAGTCCCCCTCCCGCTGAGGTCCATAACTGACTCCCGAGGAGGGCAGGGATATTTCTGGAAAGAGGGGGCGAcgttttctaatgtttttgtttcggCAAAATAACTTGTAGTTTCGCATTCCAGCGTCAGGCCCCTGCCCCTGAACTGCATAGCAGTCAGTCAGTTTATCGCGAGAATGTCAGAATTTCCCGGAAGAGGGGGAAGTTCGACCCAAAGTTGCCAACAGTCAGTGCGCATGCGTGCGAGGACGCCCACTTTCTGaacttcattcagtttttaactattttttatttagctgcaaTAAATGGTTACCCCAGTAAAACGTATCTGTGAATATTATATCATTCAACAAGCTAGCTCCATTGGAGCTATTAATCAGCTCTCAACCATATTAAATGTCATATGTGCACATTAAACATGCATAACAAGCGTTCATCTATGTGAACTAAATAATTTTGCATAACTGATGATTGGTTCTGTCACACTAACATGAACTGACAATCATTACATTAGAGGTTAACTGTCTGGCTGTTATGTGACAcatgttttcaaacatttgtgaTATTATCATAAAGCTTTTATGtgaattttatattttggtgTAATCGTTATTAACAGCTGCCTGGGAAAAACATAAATTCATATGTTTTCAACAGAATAATTCTATTAAAGAGTGATAGTTAGTGACACATGAAGAATGGCTCCTCTGTTAAACTTCTCTGTAAACCGGCCAGTGGTAGAGACTTTCATAAAGTGTGATAGTAACCATgataaaagtgctttttattttatttttattccattcatccatctattccattctgggtcgcggggaaGTGCTTTATATTGTTATATAAAattgacaaaagtaaaaaaaaaaaaagtatactttgaaaaaaagaattatttttttaatatgatatttagtattgatttattttaatttaatttttttgttttttgatgtgaaaaaaagcagcttattcagttttttttttttttgcctgctcTGTGGTAGAGAGGAGTTCCTCTTTCTTCTCATCCCAGCTGAATGCTCAAAAGTGCAACTGGGAAAATATGACGCCACCTGTTGCTCAAGAGAGAAACCATGGAAACACTGGTGGCCAAAATAAAGCTGTATCTTTGAACATTCAAACATTCACGAAAAAGGCACCATAGTCTAACTTCAGACACAAGTATAGAAGAATCCTATAGTAGAAAATAAgtcatttgttttctgcaaaacatTACATACATTGATGCAATTTACACCTAGATTGAAAGGTTTGACCTGACTCAgcacagtattttgttttagctATCTGAATTTAATTGGGCAAGATGCATAAAAGAGTTAGCTTCTCATAATTATAAGATGCTAAGACTTAGTATGACAACCTAGACACGTAGAGAATCCTTTTAATCAAAGGGGCAGAATCTATAATTCAGCAGATCAGGCTACAGtccttctttattttgttttttttttgttgaagacATTACAGCAATCGCAACTGCAGTGAGAAAAGAACAGTTGCTCTTACCATTTGGTGTagactttttttctaaagtgcCACACAGAGCAATGAATACATGCACACATGAATACATGCACACAACACTTCAGCTGTGGAAGCTTAAAGCTCAAATACCATTAGAATGACAAGACATGGCTGACACGACCAAACATGTACACACTGTCGCATTACAGGTAGTTTTTTGTCAGAAAGGTAACTTACATCTCTCTGTGCTTCTGTGCACCATTGTGAAGtaattttatcatttgtatgtttgtaattatttgtCCAAATAATGGGAATAGCACACCTAAATTGTTGCAATCAGAGTGATGAGGTTTTACCTTTTAGAGTGACTTTGTTTTGGTAAAGAGGTTTATTATTGTACTATCAATATAGGTGTGTAAAGGTGTGTCCCTCCCATCTGCACATGGCAGAGGTTTGACCTGCAGAGCCAGTCTACTGCCGCCTCAACGCTTCAGGGCTGCACCACTACAGTTATATTCAGAGGGCTACGCTGTAGCAGCTGAGGCTCAGTCTGACTCAGGTTAGCTGTCCTTCCTGTGTTGATTAGTTACCACAGCTGTGGTGctatttataaaactgtgtcCTTGTTGTCTCTGACGCCCTGAAACACAGCGCAGAAGGGGGCAGAGCCCTCAGCGCCCCGAGAGTTCAAAAGAACAGACCTTTAACCAACAAATGCATTTaactgcataaaaataaaaacactcaaaattctAAACTTTTAGCATCtggatttttatgtttcataacAAAAGCACAGCAAAGAATAGGGCTCGGAAAGATGTGAGCTTTGTAGCTGCTTTGAGGATATCTGATGAGGTTAAATTACATTAGATGGGCAGTCCGACTATAAGCTTATATCCTCtcgtttttttttagtttcaatactttttaaaaaaattgtctgaATCTCAAGTGTTTATTCACAGATCTAAAAAAGTATCCACTCTTTTATCTGAGGACCAtctcatcattttttaaacctcTTTTTATTCCAGTGACACAGCAAGTGTCAGGTTGCACTTCTGAGTATTAGCTTAAGTTTTGACCCTTCTGTTGGGCGTTTCCCAAAACCTCAATTCCTCTTGCTGTACACTGCTGAAGTTTGGTAGCTTTTACCCCTTTATTGTACTGTGACATTTATC
The Kryptolebias marmoratus isolate JLee-2015 linkage group LG24, ASM164957v2, whole genome shotgun sequence DNA segment above includes these coding regions:
- the tab3 gene encoding TGF-beta-activated kinase 1 and MAP3K7-binding protein 3 isoform X1 — translated: MAQGGSQIDYHILQDLKQRFPEIPEGVVSQYLMQNNNNLDLCCHLLAQESNRYLYEEFHQSPEEVRLSQNHMLHISPGYPGSEANKSNGGRAGVGRLLVHSTSDSHIDPQRPSYPEPLSAPATMAPSPGYNPFFMNDQSRSASTPTPPPTIQGMSPTYTPASRYAMKPMSVAVSQNIPNVPQALQIPPGHYANNTNTHMYLRPSPSQSPQPAPWSSPGAPVYQHQQSPYSTPTYGSPYSSPQHQVQPQPQQQPQPPPGHQQYVFLPINSPTLPSMPYHHQQQPQQAVYRPYHTKNPLTKQIEMTFEGPRPRSNSPVHTPHPQGPLYMATSPSPSSPSRGITISGSPGPAAFHPGMYRPRPASSPQPGQPAYTFKIKVSPGGQAQRPPSSPPVAEAESLLNMVDQGEHNSTPAPILPISALPGNIASQFQQLPRRSSSGSDDYAYTQALLLHQRARMERLMKELMLEKQKLEQLKADVNNMEYEALQRRFRRVNATNLIPKPEEMTVLRSLNRQLQIDIDCTLKETDLLQSRGKFDPKAMSNFYDNIQPGPVVPSNTVRKEWEQASKPEPVAPRDEDFEGAEWHCESCTFLNHPALNRCETCEMPRHS
- the tab3 gene encoding TGF-beta-activated kinase 1 and MAP3K7-binding protein 3 isoform X2, giving the protein MLHISPGYPGSEANKSNGGRAGVGRLLVHSTSDSHIDPQRPSYPEPLSAPATMAPSPGYNPFFMNDQSRSASTPTPPPTIQGMSPTYTPASRYAMKPMSVAVSQNIPNVPQALQIPPGHYANNTNTHMYLRPSPSQSPQPAPWSSPGAPVYQHQQSPYSTPTYGSPYSSPQHQVQPQPQQQPQPPPGHQQYVFLPINSPTLPSMPYHHQQQPQQAVYRPYHTKNPLTKQIEMTFEGPRPRSNSPVHTPHPQGPLYMATSPSPSSPSRGITISGSPGPAAFHPGMYRPRPASSPQPGQPAYTFKIKVSPGGQAQRPPSSPPVAEAESLLNMVDQGEHNSTPAPILPISALPGNIASQFQQLPRRSSSGSDDYAYTQALLLHQRARMERLMKELMLEKQKLEQLKADVNNMEYEALQRRFRRVNATNLIPKPEEMTVLRSLNRQLQIDIDCTLKETDLLQSRGKFDPKAMSNFYDNIQPGPVVPSNTVRKEWEQASKPEPVAPRDEDFEGAEWHCESCTFLNHPALNRCETCEMPRHS